The following are encoded in a window of Castanea sativa cultivar Marrone di Chiusa Pesio chromosome 5, ASM4071231v1 genomic DNA:
- the LOC142634201 gene encoding putative leucine-rich repeat receptor-like serine/threonine-protein kinase At2g19230 isoform X3, translating into MSRRSTKQQSLLLCNYIQVLPIFLLRRHNMARKMSMDAALESILVLKARLVVVLVIAILGNWEVAKGNNEHTGRKFAVDNNPGFISIDCGVMEDYMDKETSIFYKSDASFIDTGENYNVTQECGTHNSRRLFNGRPVNSLRSFPQGIKNCYTLKPEQGKNSSYLIRAFFQYGNYDKNNQVPKFDLYIGVNYWTTVELKDACDVDFPEIIHVPKSDTITVCLINTKSGIPFISALELRRLGKSIYQTGYGEALNRIVRQDLGNSTGKQERISGDVFDRLWYTITSPHFEKNWVPINTSSVIDTQGTNDSYQLPAQVLRTAIQPFSATFEAIVFDRNNTYSSKFYVCFHFAEIKQLKEREIREFVIAVNEGDYMSENITLEYLKPLSICPNQTFEGRFRFSIKATRKSNLPPILNAFEIYEVLSIGDIPTDPGDVTAIMDIKKTLRIYRDDWTGDPCVPRRYLWSGLTCSLDETPRIISLDLSNDKLSGLIPDSLAQLSNLEFLGLGGNKLEGPVPEALLLKYRDGTLVLSLGENLDLCQSLPCQKKKNKELVIPLVATSAVAVVLLIFIALSIYKRKKREMVTESNINLKNHQYSYSEVVRATDNFKNAIGEGGFGKVYLGIMRDETQVAIKLLSQSSKQGYKEFKAEAEILVRVHHRNLVSLIGYCDEGENKGLIYEYIANGNLRQHLSAVTNANVLKWNERLQIAVDAAYGLEYLHNGCKPPIIHRDFKITNILLNENMQAKIADFGLSRAFVAENDTHVSTRPAGTLGYLDPKFQATGNLNRKSDVYSFGIVLFELITGCPAIIRGPEENTHILDWVYPIIECGDIQKIVDPRLKGEFHTDSAWKATEIALSCVARASIQKSDMSEVSVELKECLALEMAHARSQRMATEGNKTTSSNSVSLELQSDIVALAR; encoded by the exons GATTCATAAGCATCGATTGCGGGGTAATGGAGGATTATATGGATAAAGAAACTAGTATTTTTTACAAGTCAGATGCAAGTTTTATAGATACTGGAGAAAATTACAATGTTACTCAAGAGTGCGGCACGCACAACTCTCGAAGACTTTTTAATGGGCGTCCAGTTAATAGTCTGAGAAGCTTTCCACAGGGAATAAAGAACTGCTACACCCTGAAACCTGAACAAGGCAAAAATAGTAGCTACCTCATAAGAGCTTTCTTTCAATATGGAAATTACGACAAAAATAATCAAGTTCCAAAGTTCGACCTGTACATCGGGGTTAATTATTGGACCACGGTGGAATTAAAAGATGCATGTGATGTAGATTTCCCTGAAATAATTCATGTTCCCAAATCTGATACCATAACTGTTTGTCTGATAAACACTAAGTCTGGAATACCTTTCATTTCGGCCTTGGAATTACGTCGTTTGGGCAAGTCCATTTACCAGACTGGCTATGGAGAAGCACTAAATAGAATAGTGCGGCAAGACCTGGGCAACTCAACTGGAAAACAAGAAAG GATTTCGGGTGATGTTTTTGATCGCTTGTGGTATACCATTACATCTCCCCATTTTGAGAAGAATTGGGTTCCAATCAATACCTCCTCAGTTATTGACACTCAAGGCACCAATGATAGTTATCAACTACCGGCACAAGTATTGAGAACTGCCATCCAGCCTTTTAGTGCAACTTTTGAAGCCATTGTCTTTGACAGAAACAACACATACTCTTCCAAATTTTATGTTTGCTTTCACTTTGCCGAAATTAAACAACTTAAGGAACGAGAAATAAGAGAGTTCGTTATCGCAGTGAATGAGGGAGACTACATGTCAGAAAATATAACTCTTGAATACTTAAAGCCATTGTCTATCTGTCCCAATCAAACATTCGAAGGTCGTTTTCGTTTTTCAATTAAAGCAACACGGAAGTCTAACCTTCCCCCCATCCTTAATGCGTTTGAGATTTACGAAGTACTTTCGATCGGAGATATACCAACCGATCCCGGAGATG TTACTGCAATCATGGACATCAAAAAAACTCTCAGGATATATAGAGATGACTGGACGGGCGATCCATGTGTCCCGCGGCGATATTTATGGAGTGGTTTGACTTGTAGTTTAGACGAGACTCCAAGGATCATTTCACT GGATTTGTCAAACGATAAATTATCTGGGCTAATCCCAGATTCTTTAGCACAATTGTCAAATTTGGAATTCCT TGGTTTAGGTGGGAACAAGCTAGAAGGTCCAGTTCCTGAGGCTCTTCTGCTAAAGTATAGGGATGGAACTTTGGTCTTAAG TCTTGGCGAAAATTTGGATCTTTGTCAGTCACTTCCATgtcagaaaaagaagaacaaggaGCTTGTTATTCCACTCGTTGCAACGTCTGCAGTAGCGGTGGTCCTGTTAATTTTTATTGCCCTGTCTAtctataaaaggaaaaaacgAG AAATGGTTACGGAATCCAACATCAATTTGAAGAATCACCAGTATAGCTACTCTGAGGTTGTAAGAGCAACTGATAACTTCAAAAATGCTATTGGAGAAGGAGGCTTTGGAAAAGTTTACCTTGGCATTATGAGAGATGAAACTCAAGTTGCTATTAAGTTGCTCTCTCAATCATCAAAGCAAGGATACAAGGAATTTAAAGCAGAG GCAGAAATCTTGGTGAGAGTTCATCATAGAAACTTGGTCTCTCTCATTGGATATTGTGATGAGGGTGAGAACAAAGGGCTTATTTATGAATACATAGCTAATGGCAACCTGCGCCAACATTTGTCAG CAGTGACCAATGCAAATGTCTTAAAGTGGAACGAGAGACTTCAAATTGCAGTGGATGCAGCATATG GATTGGAGTATTTACACAATGGTTGCAAGCCACCTATAATCCATAGAGATTTTAAGATCACAAACATCTTATTAAATGAAAACATGCAAGCAAAAATAGCTGATTTTGGGTTATCTAGAGCTTTTGTAGCTGAAAATGACACTCATGTGTCAACTCGTCCTGCCGGTACACTTGGATATCTTGATCCGAA ATTTCAAGCAACTGGAAACTTGAATAGAAAAAGTGATGTTTATAGCTTTGgtattgttttgtttgagttaatCACTGGATGCCCAGCAATAATAAGAGGCCCCGAAGAAAACACTCACATACTTGATTGGGTTTATCCTATAATTGAATGTGGAGATATTCAAAAAATTGTTGATCCAAGGTTAAAAGGAGAATTTCATACTGATTCTGCCTGGAAAGCTACGGAGATAGCCTTGTCATGCGTAGCAAGGGCTTCAATCCAAAAGTCGGACATGAGTGAAGTATCTGTAGAATTAAAGGAATGTTTGGCCCTAGAGATGGCTCATGCAAGAAGCCAAAGGATGGCAACCGAGGGCAATAAGACAACTTCAAGCAATTCAGTATCCTTGGAGCTTCAATCAGATATTGTTGCCCTTGCTCGGTAG
- the LOC142634201 gene encoding putative leucine-rich repeat receptor-like serine/threonine-protein kinase At2g19230 isoform X1, whose amino-acid sequence MSRRSTKQQSLLLCNYIQVLPIFLLRRHNMARKMSMDAALESILVLKARLVVVLVIAILGNWEVAKGNNEHTGRKFAVDNNPGFISIDCGVMEDYMDKETSIFYKSDASFIDTGENYNVTQECGTHNSRRLFNGRPVNSLRSFPQGIKNCYTLKPEQGKNSSYLIRAFFQYGNYDKNNQVPKFDLYIGVNYWTTVELKDACDVDFPEIIHVPKSDTITVCLINTKSGIPFISALELRRLGKSIYQTGYGEALNRIVRQDLGNSTGKQERISGDVFDRLWYTITSPHFEKNWVPINTSSVIDTQGTNDSYQLPAQVLRTAIQPFSATFEAIVFDRNNTYSSKFYVCFHFAEIKQLKEREIREFVIAVNEGDYMSENITLEYLKPLSICPNQTFEGRFRFSIKATRKSNLPPILNAFEIYEVLSIGDIPTDPGDVTAIMDIKKTLRIYRDDWTGDPCVPRRYLWSGLTCSLDETPRIISLDLSNDKLSGLIPDSLAQLSNLEFLDLSHNDFTGKLPEFLAQMPNLHTLGLGGNKLEGPVPEALLLKYRDGTLVLSLGENLDLCQSLPCQKKKNKELVIPLVATSAVAVVLLIFIALSIYKRKKREMVTESNINLKNHQYSYSEVVRATDNFKNAIGEGGFGKVYLGIMRDETQVAIKLLSQSSKQGYKEFKAEAEILVRVHHRNLVSLIGYCDEGENKGLIYEYIANGNLRQHLSAVTNANVLKWNERLQIAVDAAYGLEYLHNGCKPPIIHRDFKITNILLNENMQAKIADFGLSRAFVAENDTHVSTRPAGTLGYLDPKFQATGNLNRKSDVYSFGIVLFELITGCPAIIRGPEENTHILDWVYPIIECGDIQKIVDPRLKGEFHTDSAWKATEIALSCVARASIQKSDMSEVSVELKECLALEMAHARSQRMATEGNKTTSSNSVSLELQSDIVALAR is encoded by the exons GATTCATAAGCATCGATTGCGGGGTAATGGAGGATTATATGGATAAAGAAACTAGTATTTTTTACAAGTCAGATGCAAGTTTTATAGATACTGGAGAAAATTACAATGTTACTCAAGAGTGCGGCACGCACAACTCTCGAAGACTTTTTAATGGGCGTCCAGTTAATAGTCTGAGAAGCTTTCCACAGGGAATAAAGAACTGCTACACCCTGAAACCTGAACAAGGCAAAAATAGTAGCTACCTCATAAGAGCTTTCTTTCAATATGGAAATTACGACAAAAATAATCAAGTTCCAAAGTTCGACCTGTACATCGGGGTTAATTATTGGACCACGGTGGAATTAAAAGATGCATGTGATGTAGATTTCCCTGAAATAATTCATGTTCCCAAATCTGATACCATAACTGTTTGTCTGATAAACACTAAGTCTGGAATACCTTTCATTTCGGCCTTGGAATTACGTCGTTTGGGCAAGTCCATTTACCAGACTGGCTATGGAGAAGCACTAAATAGAATAGTGCGGCAAGACCTGGGCAACTCAACTGGAAAACAAGAAAG GATTTCGGGTGATGTTTTTGATCGCTTGTGGTATACCATTACATCTCCCCATTTTGAGAAGAATTGGGTTCCAATCAATACCTCCTCAGTTATTGACACTCAAGGCACCAATGATAGTTATCAACTACCGGCACAAGTATTGAGAACTGCCATCCAGCCTTTTAGTGCAACTTTTGAAGCCATTGTCTTTGACAGAAACAACACATACTCTTCCAAATTTTATGTTTGCTTTCACTTTGCCGAAATTAAACAACTTAAGGAACGAGAAATAAGAGAGTTCGTTATCGCAGTGAATGAGGGAGACTACATGTCAGAAAATATAACTCTTGAATACTTAAAGCCATTGTCTATCTGTCCCAATCAAACATTCGAAGGTCGTTTTCGTTTTTCAATTAAAGCAACACGGAAGTCTAACCTTCCCCCCATCCTTAATGCGTTTGAGATTTACGAAGTACTTTCGATCGGAGATATACCAACCGATCCCGGAGATG TTACTGCAATCATGGACATCAAAAAAACTCTCAGGATATATAGAGATGACTGGACGGGCGATCCATGTGTCCCGCGGCGATATTTATGGAGTGGTTTGACTTGTAGTTTAGACGAGACTCCAAGGATCATTTCACT GGATTTGTCAAACGATAAATTATCTGGGCTAATCCCAGATTCTTTAGCACAATTGTCAAATTTGGAATTCCT AGATTTATCACATAATGACTTCACTGGGAAGCTACCGGAATTTTTAGCACAAATGCCCAATTTGCACACCCT TGGTTTAGGTGGGAACAAGCTAGAAGGTCCAGTTCCTGAGGCTCTTCTGCTAAAGTATAGGGATGGAACTTTGGTCTTAAG TCTTGGCGAAAATTTGGATCTTTGTCAGTCACTTCCATgtcagaaaaagaagaacaaggaGCTTGTTATTCCACTCGTTGCAACGTCTGCAGTAGCGGTGGTCCTGTTAATTTTTATTGCCCTGTCTAtctataaaaggaaaaaacgAG AAATGGTTACGGAATCCAACATCAATTTGAAGAATCACCAGTATAGCTACTCTGAGGTTGTAAGAGCAACTGATAACTTCAAAAATGCTATTGGAGAAGGAGGCTTTGGAAAAGTTTACCTTGGCATTATGAGAGATGAAACTCAAGTTGCTATTAAGTTGCTCTCTCAATCATCAAAGCAAGGATACAAGGAATTTAAAGCAGAG GCAGAAATCTTGGTGAGAGTTCATCATAGAAACTTGGTCTCTCTCATTGGATATTGTGATGAGGGTGAGAACAAAGGGCTTATTTATGAATACATAGCTAATGGCAACCTGCGCCAACATTTGTCAG CAGTGACCAATGCAAATGTCTTAAAGTGGAACGAGAGACTTCAAATTGCAGTGGATGCAGCATATG GATTGGAGTATTTACACAATGGTTGCAAGCCACCTATAATCCATAGAGATTTTAAGATCACAAACATCTTATTAAATGAAAACATGCAAGCAAAAATAGCTGATTTTGGGTTATCTAGAGCTTTTGTAGCTGAAAATGACACTCATGTGTCAACTCGTCCTGCCGGTACACTTGGATATCTTGATCCGAA ATTTCAAGCAACTGGAAACTTGAATAGAAAAAGTGATGTTTATAGCTTTGgtattgttttgtttgagttaatCACTGGATGCCCAGCAATAATAAGAGGCCCCGAAGAAAACACTCACATACTTGATTGGGTTTATCCTATAATTGAATGTGGAGATATTCAAAAAATTGTTGATCCAAGGTTAAAAGGAGAATTTCATACTGATTCTGCCTGGAAAGCTACGGAGATAGCCTTGTCATGCGTAGCAAGGGCTTCAATCCAAAAGTCGGACATGAGTGAAGTATCTGTAGAATTAAAGGAATGTTTGGCCCTAGAGATGGCTCATGCAAGAAGCCAAAGGATGGCAACCGAGGGCAATAAGACAACTTCAAGCAATTCAGTATCCTTGGAGCTTCAATCAGATATTGTTGCCCTTGCTCGGTAG
- the LOC142634201 gene encoding putative leucine-rich repeat receptor-like serine/threonine-protein kinase At2g19230 isoform X4: protein MSRRSTKQQSLLLCNYIQVLPIFLLRRHNMARKMSMDAALESILVLKARLVVVLVIAILGNWEVAKGNNEHTGRKFAVDNNPGFISIDCGVMEDYMDKETSIFYKSDASFIDTGENYNVTQECGTHNSRRLFNGRPVNSLRSFPQGIKNCYTLKPEQGKNSSYLIRAFFQYGNYDKNNQVPKFDLYIGVNYWTTVELKDACDVDFPEIIHVPKSDTITVCLINTKSGIPFISALELRRLGKSIYQTGYGEALNRIVRQDLGNSTGKQERISGDVFDRLWYTITSPHFEKNWVPINTSSVIDTQGTNDSYQLPAQVLRTAIQPFSATFEAIVFDRNNTYSSKFYVCFHFAEIKQLKEREIREFVIAVNEGDYMSENITLEYLKPLSICPNQTFEGRFRFSIKATRKSNLPPILNAFEIYEVLSIGDIPTDPGDVTAIMDIKKTLRIYRDDWTGDPCVPRRYLWSGLTCSLDETPRIISLDLSNDKLSGLIPDSLAQLSNLEFLGLGGNKLEGPVPEALLLKYRDGTLVLSLGENLDLCQSLPCQKKKNKELVIPLVATSAVAVVLLIFIALSIYKRKKREMVTESNINLKNHQYSYSEVVRATDNFKNAIGEGGFGKVYLGIMRDETQVAIKLLSQSSKQGYKEFKAEAEILVRVHHRNLVSLIGYCDEGENKGLIYEYIANGNLRQHLSVTNANVLKWNERLQIAVDAAYGLEYLHNGCKPPIIHRDFKITNILLNENMQAKIADFGLSRAFVAENDTHVSTRPAGTLGYLDPKFQATGNLNRKSDVYSFGIVLFELITGCPAIIRGPEENTHILDWVYPIIECGDIQKIVDPRLKGEFHTDSAWKATEIALSCVARASIQKSDMSEVSVELKECLALEMAHARSQRMATEGNKTTSSNSVSLELQSDIVALAR, encoded by the exons GATTCATAAGCATCGATTGCGGGGTAATGGAGGATTATATGGATAAAGAAACTAGTATTTTTTACAAGTCAGATGCAAGTTTTATAGATACTGGAGAAAATTACAATGTTACTCAAGAGTGCGGCACGCACAACTCTCGAAGACTTTTTAATGGGCGTCCAGTTAATAGTCTGAGAAGCTTTCCACAGGGAATAAAGAACTGCTACACCCTGAAACCTGAACAAGGCAAAAATAGTAGCTACCTCATAAGAGCTTTCTTTCAATATGGAAATTACGACAAAAATAATCAAGTTCCAAAGTTCGACCTGTACATCGGGGTTAATTATTGGACCACGGTGGAATTAAAAGATGCATGTGATGTAGATTTCCCTGAAATAATTCATGTTCCCAAATCTGATACCATAACTGTTTGTCTGATAAACACTAAGTCTGGAATACCTTTCATTTCGGCCTTGGAATTACGTCGTTTGGGCAAGTCCATTTACCAGACTGGCTATGGAGAAGCACTAAATAGAATAGTGCGGCAAGACCTGGGCAACTCAACTGGAAAACAAGAAAG GATTTCGGGTGATGTTTTTGATCGCTTGTGGTATACCATTACATCTCCCCATTTTGAGAAGAATTGGGTTCCAATCAATACCTCCTCAGTTATTGACACTCAAGGCACCAATGATAGTTATCAACTACCGGCACAAGTATTGAGAACTGCCATCCAGCCTTTTAGTGCAACTTTTGAAGCCATTGTCTTTGACAGAAACAACACATACTCTTCCAAATTTTATGTTTGCTTTCACTTTGCCGAAATTAAACAACTTAAGGAACGAGAAATAAGAGAGTTCGTTATCGCAGTGAATGAGGGAGACTACATGTCAGAAAATATAACTCTTGAATACTTAAAGCCATTGTCTATCTGTCCCAATCAAACATTCGAAGGTCGTTTTCGTTTTTCAATTAAAGCAACACGGAAGTCTAACCTTCCCCCCATCCTTAATGCGTTTGAGATTTACGAAGTACTTTCGATCGGAGATATACCAACCGATCCCGGAGATG TTACTGCAATCATGGACATCAAAAAAACTCTCAGGATATATAGAGATGACTGGACGGGCGATCCATGTGTCCCGCGGCGATATTTATGGAGTGGTTTGACTTGTAGTTTAGACGAGACTCCAAGGATCATTTCACT GGATTTGTCAAACGATAAATTATCTGGGCTAATCCCAGATTCTTTAGCACAATTGTCAAATTTGGAATTCCT TGGTTTAGGTGGGAACAAGCTAGAAGGTCCAGTTCCTGAGGCTCTTCTGCTAAAGTATAGGGATGGAACTTTGGTCTTAAG TCTTGGCGAAAATTTGGATCTTTGTCAGTCACTTCCATgtcagaaaaagaagaacaaggaGCTTGTTATTCCACTCGTTGCAACGTCTGCAGTAGCGGTGGTCCTGTTAATTTTTATTGCCCTGTCTAtctataaaaggaaaaaacgAG AAATGGTTACGGAATCCAACATCAATTTGAAGAATCACCAGTATAGCTACTCTGAGGTTGTAAGAGCAACTGATAACTTCAAAAATGCTATTGGAGAAGGAGGCTTTGGAAAAGTTTACCTTGGCATTATGAGAGATGAAACTCAAGTTGCTATTAAGTTGCTCTCTCAATCATCAAAGCAAGGATACAAGGAATTTAAAGCAGAG GCAGAAATCTTGGTGAGAGTTCATCATAGAAACTTGGTCTCTCTCATTGGATATTGTGATGAGGGTGAGAACAAAGGGCTTATTTATGAATACATAGCTAATGGCAACCTGCGCCAACATTTGTCAG TGACCAATGCAAATGTCTTAAAGTGGAACGAGAGACTTCAAATTGCAGTGGATGCAGCATATG GATTGGAGTATTTACACAATGGTTGCAAGCCACCTATAATCCATAGAGATTTTAAGATCACAAACATCTTATTAAATGAAAACATGCAAGCAAAAATAGCTGATTTTGGGTTATCTAGAGCTTTTGTAGCTGAAAATGACACTCATGTGTCAACTCGTCCTGCCGGTACACTTGGATATCTTGATCCGAA ATTTCAAGCAACTGGAAACTTGAATAGAAAAAGTGATGTTTATAGCTTTGgtattgttttgtttgagttaatCACTGGATGCCCAGCAATAATAAGAGGCCCCGAAGAAAACACTCACATACTTGATTGGGTTTATCCTATAATTGAATGTGGAGATATTCAAAAAATTGTTGATCCAAGGTTAAAAGGAGAATTTCATACTGATTCTGCCTGGAAAGCTACGGAGATAGCCTTGTCATGCGTAGCAAGGGCTTCAATCCAAAAGTCGGACATGAGTGAAGTATCTGTAGAATTAAAGGAATGTTTGGCCCTAGAGATGGCTCATGCAAGAAGCCAAAGGATGGCAACCGAGGGCAATAAGACAACTTCAAGCAATTCAGTATCCTTGGAGCTTCAATCAGATATTGTTGCCCTTGCTCGGTAG
- the LOC142634201 gene encoding putative leucine-rich repeat receptor-like serine/threonine-protein kinase At2g19230 isoform X2: protein MSRRSTKQQSLLLCNYIQVLPIFLLRRHNMARKMSMDAALESILVLKARLVVVLVIAILGNWEVAKGNNEHTGRKFAVDNNPGFISIDCGVMEDYMDKETSIFYKSDASFIDTGENYNVTQECGTHNSRRLFNGRPVNSLRSFPQGIKNCYTLKPEQGKNSSYLIRAFFQYGNYDKNNQVPKFDLYIGVNYWTTVELKDACDVDFPEIIHVPKSDTITVCLINTKSGIPFISALELRRLGKSIYQTGYGEALNRIVRQDLGNSTGKQERISGDVFDRLWYTITSPHFEKNWVPINTSSVIDTQGTNDSYQLPAQVLRTAIQPFSATFEAIVFDRNNTYSSKFYVCFHFAEIKQLKEREIREFVIAVNEGDYMSENITLEYLKPLSICPNQTFEGRFRFSIKATRKSNLPPILNAFEIYEVLSIGDIPTDPGDVTAIMDIKKTLRIYRDDWTGDPCVPRRYLWSGLTCSLDETPRIISLDLSNDKLSGLIPDSLAQLSNLEFLDLSHNDFTGKLPEFLAQMPNLHTLGLGGNKLEGPVPEALLLKYRDGTLVLSLGENLDLCQSLPCQKKKNKELVIPLVATSAVAVVLLIFIALSIYKRKKREMVTESNINLKNHQYSYSEVVRATDNFKNAIGEGGFGKVYLGIMRDETQVAIKLLSQSSKQGYKEFKAEAEILVRVHHRNLVSLIGYCDEGENKGLIYEYIANGNLRQHLSVTNANVLKWNERLQIAVDAAYGLEYLHNGCKPPIIHRDFKITNILLNENMQAKIADFGLSRAFVAENDTHVSTRPAGTLGYLDPKFQATGNLNRKSDVYSFGIVLFELITGCPAIIRGPEENTHILDWVYPIIECGDIQKIVDPRLKGEFHTDSAWKATEIALSCVARASIQKSDMSEVSVELKECLALEMAHARSQRMATEGNKTTSSNSVSLELQSDIVALAR, encoded by the exons GATTCATAAGCATCGATTGCGGGGTAATGGAGGATTATATGGATAAAGAAACTAGTATTTTTTACAAGTCAGATGCAAGTTTTATAGATACTGGAGAAAATTACAATGTTACTCAAGAGTGCGGCACGCACAACTCTCGAAGACTTTTTAATGGGCGTCCAGTTAATAGTCTGAGAAGCTTTCCACAGGGAATAAAGAACTGCTACACCCTGAAACCTGAACAAGGCAAAAATAGTAGCTACCTCATAAGAGCTTTCTTTCAATATGGAAATTACGACAAAAATAATCAAGTTCCAAAGTTCGACCTGTACATCGGGGTTAATTATTGGACCACGGTGGAATTAAAAGATGCATGTGATGTAGATTTCCCTGAAATAATTCATGTTCCCAAATCTGATACCATAACTGTTTGTCTGATAAACACTAAGTCTGGAATACCTTTCATTTCGGCCTTGGAATTACGTCGTTTGGGCAAGTCCATTTACCAGACTGGCTATGGAGAAGCACTAAATAGAATAGTGCGGCAAGACCTGGGCAACTCAACTGGAAAACAAGAAAG GATTTCGGGTGATGTTTTTGATCGCTTGTGGTATACCATTACATCTCCCCATTTTGAGAAGAATTGGGTTCCAATCAATACCTCCTCAGTTATTGACACTCAAGGCACCAATGATAGTTATCAACTACCGGCACAAGTATTGAGAACTGCCATCCAGCCTTTTAGTGCAACTTTTGAAGCCATTGTCTTTGACAGAAACAACACATACTCTTCCAAATTTTATGTTTGCTTTCACTTTGCCGAAATTAAACAACTTAAGGAACGAGAAATAAGAGAGTTCGTTATCGCAGTGAATGAGGGAGACTACATGTCAGAAAATATAACTCTTGAATACTTAAAGCCATTGTCTATCTGTCCCAATCAAACATTCGAAGGTCGTTTTCGTTTTTCAATTAAAGCAACACGGAAGTCTAACCTTCCCCCCATCCTTAATGCGTTTGAGATTTACGAAGTACTTTCGATCGGAGATATACCAACCGATCCCGGAGATG TTACTGCAATCATGGACATCAAAAAAACTCTCAGGATATATAGAGATGACTGGACGGGCGATCCATGTGTCCCGCGGCGATATTTATGGAGTGGTTTGACTTGTAGTTTAGACGAGACTCCAAGGATCATTTCACT GGATTTGTCAAACGATAAATTATCTGGGCTAATCCCAGATTCTTTAGCACAATTGTCAAATTTGGAATTCCT AGATTTATCACATAATGACTTCACTGGGAAGCTACCGGAATTTTTAGCACAAATGCCCAATTTGCACACCCT TGGTTTAGGTGGGAACAAGCTAGAAGGTCCAGTTCCTGAGGCTCTTCTGCTAAAGTATAGGGATGGAACTTTGGTCTTAAG TCTTGGCGAAAATTTGGATCTTTGTCAGTCACTTCCATgtcagaaaaagaagaacaaggaGCTTGTTATTCCACTCGTTGCAACGTCTGCAGTAGCGGTGGTCCTGTTAATTTTTATTGCCCTGTCTAtctataaaaggaaaaaacgAG AAATGGTTACGGAATCCAACATCAATTTGAAGAATCACCAGTATAGCTACTCTGAGGTTGTAAGAGCAACTGATAACTTCAAAAATGCTATTGGAGAAGGAGGCTTTGGAAAAGTTTACCTTGGCATTATGAGAGATGAAACTCAAGTTGCTATTAAGTTGCTCTCTCAATCATCAAAGCAAGGATACAAGGAATTTAAAGCAGAG GCAGAAATCTTGGTGAGAGTTCATCATAGAAACTTGGTCTCTCTCATTGGATATTGTGATGAGGGTGAGAACAAAGGGCTTATTTATGAATACATAGCTAATGGCAACCTGCGCCAACATTTGTCAG TGACCAATGCAAATGTCTTAAAGTGGAACGAGAGACTTCAAATTGCAGTGGATGCAGCATATG GATTGGAGTATTTACACAATGGTTGCAAGCCACCTATAATCCATAGAGATTTTAAGATCACAAACATCTTATTAAATGAAAACATGCAAGCAAAAATAGCTGATTTTGGGTTATCTAGAGCTTTTGTAGCTGAAAATGACACTCATGTGTCAACTCGTCCTGCCGGTACACTTGGATATCTTGATCCGAA ATTTCAAGCAACTGGAAACTTGAATAGAAAAAGTGATGTTTATAGCTTTGgtattgttttgtttgagttaatCACTGGATGCCCAGCAATAATAAGAGGCCCCGAAGAAAACACTCACATACTTGATTGGGTTTATCCTATAATTGAATGTGGAGATATTCAAAAAATTGTTGATCCAAGGTTAAAAGGAGAATTTCATACTGATTCTGCCTGGAAAGCTACGGAGATAGCCTTGTCATGCGTAGCAAGGGCTTCAATCCAAAAGTCGGACATGAGTGAAGTATCTGTAGAATTAAAGGAATGTTTGGCCCTAGAGATGGCTCATGCAAGAAGCCAAAGGATGGCAACCGAGGGCAATAAGACAACTTCAAGCAATTCAGTATCCTTGGAGCTTCAATCAGATATTGTTGCCCTTGCTCGGTAG